From a region of the Bradyrhizobium diazoefficiens genome:
- a CDS encoding acetyl-CoA carboxylase biotin carboxylase subunit, translating into MRNGSVQHRPFFRVLVANRGEIALRVMRSARQLGLGVVAVYSDADRDALHVRQADQAVRIGEALPAQSYLNIPAIIAAAKASGADAVHPGYGFLAENEVFARACKEAGLVFIGPSPQAIEAMGNKAGAKEIMKKAGVPVVPGYQGADQGGEVLLAEARKIGFPVMIKAVAGGGGRGMRLVTDALAFPDALRSARSEAKAAFGDPTVILERAIQNPRHIEIQVFGDSHGNAIHLGERDCSVQRRHQKLIEEAPSPGVTPELRARMGEVAVSAVRALRYEGAGTLEFLLDASGQFYFMEMNTRLQVEHPVTEAITGLDLVELQLRLARGEPLPVKQQDIHFEGHAIEVRLCSEDAAHDFMPQSGRMARWQVPDSIRVEHALQSGSEIPPFYDSMIAKVISHGATREEARGRLIVGLEHLTAFGVTTNQSFLMSCLRHPGFAKGEATTAFIGTHRDELLAPRADAAFDAALAGLLLYVTNPRAPSWQGGRSLSATFPLPAKIEISGQTLELDVTRERDGSYTVATDDRQDRFEIEQLDVDTIRFRHDGVMDSAKVLREGDRLYLQHRGIPLAVTDLTLAAPKAAASNGGDGKVRAAMNGRVVAVLVKPGDPVIAGQPVLTLEAMKMEHVHKAGIDGVVAAIDVAEGEQVITGRIVAEIGAA; encoded by the coding sequence ATGAGGAACGGATCAGTGCAGCATCGGCCGTTCTTTAGGGTCCTGGTCGCCAATCGCGGCGAGATCGCGCTGCGCGTGATGCGCAGCGCGCGGCAGCTCGGCCTTGGCGTCGTCGCCGTCTATTCGGATGCCGACCGCGATGCGCTCCATGTCCGCCAGGCCGACCAGGCCGTGCGCATCGGCGAAGCCTTGCCGGCGCAATCCTATCTCAACATCCCCGCCATCATCGCCGCCGCGAAAGCAAGTGGTGCGGACGCTGTCCATCCCGGCTACGGCTTCCTTGCCGAGAACGAGGTGTTCGCGCGTGCCTGCAAGGAGGCCGGTCTCGTCTTCATCGGCCCGTCGCCGCAGGCGATCGAGGCGATGGGCAACAAGGCCGGTGCCAAGGAGATCATGAAGAAGGCCGGCGTTCCCGTCGTGCCCGGCTATCAGGGGGCCGATCAGGGCGGCGAGGTCTTGCTGGCGGAGGCAAGGAAGATCGGCTTCCCCGTGATGATCAAGGCCGTCGCCGGCGGCGGCGGTCGCGGCATGCGGCTCGTCACTGACGCTCTCGCATTCCCGGATGCGCTACGCAGTGCGCGGTCCGAGGCGAAGGCCGCGTTCGGCGATCCCACAGTGATTCTCGAACGCGCGATCCAGAACCCGCGCCACATCGAGATCCAGGTCTTTGGCGACAGCCACGGCAATGCCATCCATCTCGGCGAGCGCGACTGCTCGGTGCAGCGGCGGCACCAGAAGCTGATCGAGGAGGCGCCATCGCCCGGGGTGACGCCGGAGCTGCGCGCCAGAATGGGCGAGGTTGCGGTCTCCGCGGTCAGGGCGCTGCGCTATGAGGGCGCCGGCACGCTGGAATTCCTGCTCGATGCGAGCGGCCAATTCTACTTCATGGAGATGAACACTCGGCTTCAGGTCGAGCACCCCGTGACGGAAGCTATCACCGGGCTCGATCTGGTCGAACTGCAGTTGCGTCTCGCGCGCGGCGAGCCATTGCCGGTGAAGCAGCAGGATATCCACTTCGAAGGCCATGCCATCGAAGTGCGGCTCTGCTCGGAAGATGCCGCGCACGATTTCATGCCGCAGTCGGGCCGCATGGCGCGCTGGCAGGTGCCTGACAGCATCCGTGTCGAGCACGCGCTGCAATCGGGCTCGGAAATCCCGCCGTTCTACGATTCCATGATCGCCAAGGTGATCAGCCATGGCGCCACGCGCGAGGAGGCGAGGGGGCGGCTGATCGTCGGTCTCGAGCATCTTACGGCGTTCGGTGTGACCACCAACCAATCGTTCCTGATGTCGTGCCTGCGTCATCCGGGTTTCGCCAAGGGCGAGGCGACGACGGCGTTCATCGGCACACACCGCGACGAACTGCTGGCACCGCGTGCGGACGCTGCGTTCGACGCAGCGCTGGCAGGCCTGCTGCTCTACGTGACAAATCCGCGCGCGCCGTCCTGGCAGGGTGGCCGGAGCCTATCGGCAACGTTCCCTCTGCCGGCGAAAATCGAGATCTCCGGCCAGACGCTCGAGCTTGACGTCACGCGCGAACGCGATGGCAGCTACACCGTTGCCACCGATGACCGCCAAGACAGATTCGAGATCGAGCAGCTTGACGTCGACACCATCCGATTCCGCCACGATGGCGTGATGGATAGCGCAAAGGTCCTGCGCGAGGGCGACCGGCTCTACCTCCAGCACCGCGGCATTCCGCTTGCGGTCACCGATCTCACCCTCGCCGCACCGAAGGCGGCCGCAAGCAACGGCGGTGACGGAAAGGTCCGCGCCGCGATGAACGGGCGTGTCGTCGCCGTCCTGGTCAAGCCGGGCGACCCCGTCATCGCCGGCCAGCCGGTGCTGACGCTGGAGGCGATGAAGATGGAGCACGTCCATAAGGCCGGCATCGATGGCGTCGTCGCCGCGATCGACGTGGCGGAGGGCGAGCAGGTCATCACGGGCAGGATCGTGGCGGAAATCGGGGCGGCCTAG
- a CDS encoding ABC transporter permease, with translation MFAYLVRRLFLMLVTLFGISVVIFVLLRIVPGNIVDILFAAAGYVDPADKANLEKELGIDQPLILQYWHWISGFLRGDLGYSYVSEKPALQEILPRIPITARLAGLALLFSASIGIPLGVISAVKQGTRLDYVLRVVSLSGLSLPSFWLGLLILTASVAMFGQMPIFNPNPQTWLEAFATYAVPAAAVGFRSAALTMRITRSSMLEVLRQDYIRTARAKGASDAAVNYQHALKNAILPVITVIGIEAAFLIGGLIVTETVFNIPGVARFLVEAIRWRDYPIVQNLVMLIAVVVVVANFTVDMLYAVFDPRIRYTD, from the coding sequence ATGTTTGCCTATCTGGTGCGACGCCTGTTCCTGATGCTCGTGACCCTGTTCGGGATCTCGGTCGTCATCTTCGTCCTGCTGCGCATCGTGCCCGGCAACATCGTCGATATCCTGTTCGCCGCCGCCGGCTATGTCGATCCCGCCGACAAGGCCAATCTGGAGAAAGAGCTCGGCATCGACCAGCCGCTGATCCTGCAATATTGGCACTGGATCAGCGGCTTCCTGCGCGGTGATCTCGGCTATTCCTACGTCTCCGAGAAGCCGGCGCTGCAGGAAATATTGCCGCGGATCCCGATTACGGCCCGGCTCGCCGGCCTCGCACTGCTGTTCTCGGCCTCGATCGGCATTCCCTTGGGCGTCATCAGCGCCGTGAAGCAGGGTACACGGCTCGACTACGTGCTCCGCGTCGTCAGCCTCAGCGGCTTGTCGCTGCCCTCGTTCTGGCTCGGCCTGCTGATTCTCACCGCGTCGGTCGCGATGTTCGGCCAGATGCCGATCTTCAATCCGAATCCGCAGACCTGGCTGGAGGCGTTCGCAACCTACGCCGTCCCGGCCGCCGCCGTCGGCTTCCGCAGCGCGGCGCTGACCATGCGCATCACCCGCTCCTCGATGCTGGAGGTGCTGCGGCAGGACTACATCCGCACCGCACGCGCCAAGGGCGCCTCCGATGCCGCAGTGAACTATCAGCACGCGCTGAAGAACGCGATTTTGCCGGTCATCACTGTAATCGGCATCGAGGCGGCGTTCCTGATCGGCGGCCTGATCGTCACCGAGACGGTGTTCAACATCCCCGGCGTCGCCCGCTTCCTGGTCGAGGCGATCCGCTGGCGCGACTATCCGATCGTGCAGAATCTCGTGATGCTCATCGCCGTCGTCGTGGTGGTCGCGAATTTCACCGTCGACATGCTCTACGCGGTGTTCGATCCGCGGATCAGGTACACGGACTAG
- a CDS encoding acyl-CoA carboxylase subunit beta, which yields MSILENTISPGSAAYLANRDGMLALIDRMRALEERTRAASAAAKDRFHKRGQLLPRERVALVLDPGAPFIELSTLAGYMFDISDPAKSVPGGGVVAGIGFVSGIRCMVSASDSGIDAGALQPFGLDKTLRVQELALENKLPYVQLVESAGANLLRYRVEDFVRGGNIFRNLARLSAAGLPVVTVTHGSSTAGGAYQTGLSDYIVMVRGRTRAFLAGPPLLKAATGEIATEEELGGAEMHTQISGLGDYLAEDDRDALRIAREIMAALQWERPGKAAPQFKPPRYDQDELLGIMPMDHKRAVDMKQVIARIVDDSDFTEMAPNYGPATVCGHAHIEGQAVGIITNNGPLDPAGANKATHFIQACCQTRTPLLYLNNTTGYMVGKAYEEAGMIKHGSKMIQAVTSATVPQITVYCGASFGAGNYGMCGRGFHPRFCFSWPNAKTAVMGGEQAAETMAIVTEAAAARRGKPIEKDRLDAMKAQIIGVFDGQMDVFSTSARVLDDGVIDPRDTRAVLSEVLAICREGDARTPQRMQFSVARP from the coding sequence ATGTCCATTCTCGAAAACACCATTTCCCCCGGCAGTGCCGCCTACCTCGCCAACCGCGACGGCATGCTCGCCTTGATCGACCGCATGCGCGCTCTGGAAGAGCGCACCCGTGCCGCGTCCGCTGCCGCAAAGGATCGCTTCCACAAGCGAGGCCAATTGCTGCCGCGCGAGCGCGTCGCGCTGGTGCTCGATCCCGGTGCGCCCTTCATCGAGCTGTCGACGCTGGCCGGCTATATGTTCGACATATCAGATCCCGCCAAGAGCGTGCCCGGCGGCGGTGTCGTCGCCGGCATCGGCTTCGTCTCGGGCATCCGCTGCATGGTCAGCGCCAGCGATTCCGGCATTGATGCCGGCGCGCTGCAACCTTTCGGCCTCGACAAAACGCTGCGGGTGCAGGAGCTCGCGCTCGAGAACAAGCTGCCTTACGTCCAGCTCGTCGAAAGCGCTGGCGCCAATCTGCTGCGCTACCGCGTCGAGGACTTTGTCCGCGGCGGCAACATCTTTCGCAATCTGGCGCGGCTCTCGGCCGCAGGATTGCCGGTCGTCACCGTCACGCATGGCTCCTCGACCGCCGGCGGCGCTTATCAGACCGGCCTGTCCGACTACATCGTCATGGTGCGCGGCCGTACCCGCGCTTTCCTCGCGGGTCCCCCGTTGTTGAAAGCCGCGACCGGGGAGATCGCAACCGAGGAGGAGCTCGGCGGCGCCGAGATGCACACGCAAATATCCGGCCTCGGCGACTATCTCGCCGAGGACGACCGCGACGCCCTTCGCATCGCGCGCGAGATCATGGCGGCGCTGCAATGGGAGCGGCCGGGCAAGGCGGCGCCGCAATTCAAGCCGCCGCGCTATGACCAGGACGAGCTGCTCGGCATCATGCCGATGGACCACAAGCGCGCCGTGGACATGAAGCAAGTGATCGCACGCATCGTCGACGATTCCGACTTCACCGAGATGGCGCCCAACTACGGTCCGGCCACCGTCTGTGGCCATGCCCACATCGAGGGACAGGCGGTCGGCATCATCACCAATAACGGACCGCTCGATCCCGCCGGCGCCAACAAGGCGACGCATTTCATCCAGGCCTGCTGCCAGACAAGGACGCCGCTGCTCTACCTCAACAACACCACAGGCTATATGGTCGGCAAGGCCTATGAAGAAGCCGGCATGATCAAGCACGGCTCGAAGATGATCCAGGCGGTCACGTCGGCGACGGTGCCGCAGATCACCGTCTATTGCGGCGCCTCCTTCGGCGCCGGCAATTACGGCATGTGCGGCCGCGGCTTCCATCCGCGCTTCTGCTTTTCCTGGCCCAATGCCAAGACCGCCGTGATGGGCGGCGAGCAGGCCGCCGAAACCATGGCGATCGTGACCGAGGCCGCCGCCGCGCGGCGCGGCAAGCCGATCGAGAAGGACAGGCTGGACGCCATGAAGGCGCAGATCATCGGCGTGTTCGACGGCCAGATGGATGTGTTCTCGACCAGCGCGCGGGTGCTCGATGACGGCGTGATCGATCCGCGCGATACCCGCGCGGTGCTGTCCGAAGTGCTCGCGATCTGCCGTGAAGGCGATGCGCGCACACCTCAGCGCATGCAGTTTTCGGTGGCCCGCCCATGA
- a CDS encoding ABC transporter substrate-binding protein, with the protein MRSVWALAAMAALSVLTVSTTTLAGEPKQGGVLRMYHRDSPANASILEGATYSVNVPFMGVFNNLVIYDQHIAQNSPETLRPELAESWAWSSDNKKLTFKLRQGVKWHDGKPFTSADVKCTFDLLMGKSQQKLRQNPRKAWYNEVNDVTPNGDFEVSFDLKRPQPSLLAMLASGYTPIYPCHVSPADMRTRPIGTGPFKFVEFKANESIKLTRNPDYWRKGRPYLDGIEYTIIPNRSTAILAFVAGKFDMTFPTHITIPLLKDIKSQAPNAVCVVEPTNVSTNIIVNSASPPFDNIDIRRAMAMALDRKAFIDILFEGQADIGGTMLPPPQGIWGMPKDKLETIPGYGPDVNANREAAKKLMQKAGYGPDKHLAVKISTRNLAEYRDPAVILIDQLKNIYIDGELDVVETANWFPKVARKDYMLGLNLTGNSIDDPDQSFYENYSCGSQRNYTNYCNKEIEKLFDEQSQETDVSKRKPLVWDIDKKLQEDVARPIIFHARAGTCWHPYVKGVTIMSNSSYNGFRYEDVWLDK; encoded by the coding sequence ATGCGGAGCGTGTGGGCGCTCGCCGCAATGGCGGCGTTATCTGTGCTGACGGTCTCAACCACCACACTCGCCGGCGAGCCCAAGCAGGGCGGCGTTCTGCGAATGTATCACCGTGACAGCCCGGCAAACGCGTCCATCCTCGAAGGCGCAACCTATTCGGTCAACGTGCCGTTCATGGGGGTTTTCAATAATCTCGTCATTTATGACCAGCACATTGCCCAGAACAGTCCTGAGACCCTCAGGCCTGAGCTGGCTGAAAGCTGGGCCTGGAGCAGCGACAACAAGAAACTGACGTTCAAACTGCGCCAAGGCGTGAAATGGCACGACGGCAAGCCGTTCACGTCGGCCGACGTCAAGTGCACTTTCGATCTCCTGATGGGCAAATCGCAGCAGAAGTTGCGTCAGAATCCGCGCAAGGCCTGGTACAACGAAGTCAACGACGTCACACCCAATGGCGATTTCGAGGTTTCCTTCGACCTGAAGCGGCCGCAACCCTCGCTGCTGGCGATGCTCGCGTCCGGCTATACGCCGATCTATCCCTGTCACGTCTCGCCGGCCGACATGCGCACCCGTCCGATCGGAACCGGGCCGTTCAAGTTCGTCGAGTTCAAGGCCAATGAATCGATCAAGCTGACGCGAAATCCGGACTACTGGAGGAAGGGCCGGCCTTATCTCGACGGCATCGAGTACACGATCATCCCGAACCGCTCGACCGCGATTCTCGCCTTCGTCGCCGGCAAGTTCGACATGACCTTCCCGACACACATCACGATTCCGCTCCTGAAGGACATCAAGTCGCAGGCGCCGAACGCAGTCTGCGTTGTCGAGCCGACCAACGTTTCAACCAACATCATCGTCAATTCGGCCTCGCCGCCGTTCGACAATATCGATATCCGCCGGGCGATGGCGATGGCGCTCGACCGCAAGGCCTTCATCGATATCCTGTTCGAAGGCCAGGCCGATATCGGCGGCACCATGCTGCCGCCGCCGCAAGGCATCTGGGGCATGCCCAAGGACAAGCTGGAGACCATTCCGGGTTATGGCCCGGACGTGAACGCGAACCGCGAGGCAGCCAAGAAGCTGATGCAGAAGGCGGGCTATGGCCCCGACAAGCACCTCGCGGTCAAGATCTCGACGCGCAATCTCGCGGAATATCGCGATCCCGCGGTGATCCTGATCGACCAGCTCAAGAACATCTATATCGACGGCGAGCTCGATGTCGTCGAAACCGCGAACTGGTTCCCGAAAGTCGCGCGCAAGGACTACATGCTCGGCCTCAATCTGACCGGAAATTCCATCGACGATCCCGATCAGTCGTTCTACGAGAACTATTCCTGTGGCTCGCAACGGAACTACACCAATTACTGCAACAAGGAGATCGAAAAGCTGTTCGACGAGCAGTCGCAGGAGACCGACGTCAGCAAGCGCAAGCCACTGGTCTGGGACATCGACAAGAAGCTGCAGGAGGATGTCGCCCGCCCGATCATCTTCCATGCACGGGCCGGCACGTGCTGGCATCCCTATGTCAAGGGTGTCACGATCATGTCGAACAGCTCCTATAACGGCTTTCGCTATGAGGACGTGTGGCTCGACAAGTAG
- a CDS encoding dipeptide ABC transporter ATP-binding protein, translating into MTEALLEVTDLIKHYPVRAGVLRRQVGTVHAVDGVSFSVGTGETLGLVGESGCGKSTVARSVLRLVEPTSGQIRLEGEDITHLSKTALRPHRRSMQIVFQDPFASLNPRMTAGDIVGEPLAVHGLAAGKKLEARVAQLFEQVGLRPDQTRNFPHQFSGGQRQRICIARALALDPRLIVCDEPVSALDVSIQAQVINLLIDLQRQLGFSYLFIAHDLAVVAHISHRVAVMYLGRIVEIADKDELFRNPRHPYTQALLASVPVANPLAKKLAPLVDGDVPSPVNPPSGCAFHTRCRFAMERCKIERPALLDAGGAHQVACLLNEGTGRPNAIP; encoded by the coding sequence ATGACCGAGGCGCTGCTCGAGGTCACCGATCTCATCAAGCACTACCCGGTGCGCGCCGGCGTGCTGCGCCGGCAGGTCGGGACCGTGCATGCGGTGGACGGCGTGTCGTTCTCCGTTGGCACCGGCGAGACGCTCGGCCTCGTCGGCGAATCCGGCTGCGGCAAGTCGACGGTGGCCCGCAGCGTGCTGCGGCTGGTCGAGCCGACCTCGGGCCAGATTCGCCTCGAGGGCGAGGACATCACGCATCTGTCCAAGACCGCGTTGCGGCCACACCGCCGCTCGATGCAGATCGTGTTTCAGGACCCGTTCGCCTCGCTCAATCCGCGCATGACCGCCGGCGACATCGTCGGCGAGCCGCTGGCCGTGCACGGGCTTGCAGCCGGAAAGAAACTGGAGGCGCGGGTCGCGCAACTGTTCGAGCAGGTCGGCTTGCGACCCGACCAGACGCGCAATTTCCCGCATCAATTTTCCGGCGGGCAGCGCCAGCGCATCTGCATTGCGCGGGCGCTGGCGCTGGACCCGCGCCTGATCGTCTGCGACGAGCCGGTCTCCGCGCTCGACGTCTCGATCCAGGCGCAGGTCATCAATCTGCTGATCGACCTGCAGCGGCAGCTCGGCTTCTCCTATCTCTTCATCGCGCACGACCTCGCCGTGGTTGCGCATATCAGCCACCGCGTCGCCGTGATGTATCTGGGCCGCATCGTCGAGATCGCCGACAAGGACGAATTGTTCCGCAATCCGCGTCATCCCTACACGCAGGCCTTGCTCGCCTCCGTGCCGGTCGCCAACCCGCTGGCAAAGAAGCTCGCGCCGCTGGTCGACGGCGACGTGCCGAGTCCGGTCAATCCGCCGTCCGGATGTGCGTTTCACACCCGTTGCCGGTTTGCGATGGAGCGATGCAAGATTGAGCGCCCGGCGCTGTTGGACGCGGGCGGTGCGCACCAAGTGGCGTGCTTGTTGAACGAGGGGACCGGGCGACCCAACGCAATCCCGTAA
- a CDS encoding AMP-binding protein, with product MYTGHHARLRPLQPAFIMAATGETVTYREVEARSNRLAHLFRRHGLKRLDHYSIFMENNSRYLEACGAGERSGLYYTCINSFLTPGELAYLLVNSQSRILITSVAKLDIAREAIKACPDVKLCIVADGPGESERIVGLAEVTANLPTTPIADEWLGTAMLYSSGTTGRPKGILRPLPEEAPKHDLPLFDFLTKLWHYREGMVYLSPAPLYHSAPQAAVNLTIRMGGTVIIMESFDPERYLELVERWGITHTQLVPTMFSRMLKLPEEVRSRYNLSSLEIAIHAAAPCPALVKDDMIKWWGPIIHEYYGATEGLGFTACNSEEWLAHRGTVGKVLLGDLHILDENMKPCPTGTPGQVWFKTASPFEYFNDPEKTKEARSADGSMSTVGDVGYVDADRFLYLTDRATFMIISGGVNIYPQECENLLITHPKVADAAVFGVPNPDLGEEVKAVVQPMPGVMPDEALAEELIAFCAKSLSRQKVPRSVDFEKELPRLPTGKLYKRLLRDRYWGNKASRIV from the coding sequence ATGTACACTGGTCACCACGCCCGCCTGCGCCCGCTGCAGCCCGCCTTCATCATGGCGGCCACGGGCGAGACCGTCACCTATCGCGAGGTGGAGGCGCGCAGCAACCGCCTGGCGCACCTGTTCCGCAGGCATGGCCTGAAGCGGCTCGACCACTACTCGATCTTCATGGAGAACAATTCGCGCTATCTGGAGGCCTGCGGCGCGGGCGAACGCTCCGGGCTGTACTACACCTGCATCAACTCCTTCCTCACTCCGGGTGAGCTCGCCTATCTGCTGGTCAACAGCCAGTCCCGGATCCTGATCACGTCGGTGGCGAAGCTCGACATCGCCCGGGAGGCGATCAAGGCCTGCCCTGATGTCAAGCTCTGCATCGTTGCCGACGGCCCCGGCGAGAGCGAGCGCATCGTCGGCCTTGCGGAGGTGACCGCGAATTTGCCGACGACGCCGATTGCGGATGAATGGCTCGGCACGGCCATGCTCTATTCGTCCGGCACGACGGGGCGGCCGAAAGGCATTCTGCGACCGCTGCCGGAGGAAGCGCCGAAGCACGACCTGCCGCTGTTCGATTTCCTGACGAAGCTCTGGCATTACCGTGAGGGCATGGTCTATCTCTCGCCGGCCCCGCTCTATCACTCCGCTCCGCAAGCTGCGGTGAACCTCACGATCCGCATGGGCGGCACCGTGATCATCATGGAGAGTTTCGATCCCGAGCGCTACCTCGAGCTCGTCGAGCGGTGGGGCATCACGCACACCCAGCTGGTGCCGACGATGTTTTCGCGCATGCTGAAGTTGCCGGAGGAGGTGCGCAGCCGCTACAATCTCTCGTCGCTGGAGATCGCGATCCATGCGGCCGCGCCCTGCCCGGCGCTCGTCAAGGACGACATGATCAAATGGTGGGGCCCGATCATCCACGAATATTACGGCGCGACTGAAGGCCTCGGCTTCACCGCCTGCAACAGCGAGGAATGGCTGGCCCATCGCGGCACCGTCGGCAAGGTGCTGCTCGGCGATCTTCACATCCTCGACGAGAACATGAAGCCATGCCCGACCGGCACGCCCGGCCAGGTGTGGTTCAAGACCGCTTCGCCGTTCGAATATTTCAACGACCCGGAGAAGACCAAAGAGGCGCGCTCGGCCGACGGCAGCATGAGCACGGTCGGCGACGTCGGCTATGTCGATGCCGACCGATTCCTGTACCTGACCGACCGCGCGACCTTCATGATCATCTCGGGCGGGGTGAACATCTATCCGCAGGAATGCGAAAATCTCCTGATCACCCATCCGAAGGTCGCGGATGCCGCAGTGTTCGGCGTGCCCAATCCCGATCTCGGCGAAGAGGTGAAGGCGGTGGTGCAGCCGATGCCGGGCGTCATGCCGGACGAGGCGCTCGCCGAAGAGCTGATCGCATTCTGCGCAAAATCGCTGTCCCGGCAGAAGGTGCCGCGCTCGGTCGATTTCGAGAAGGAATTGCCGCGCCTGCCGACCGGGAAGCTGTACAAGCGCCTGCTGCGGGATCGGTATTGGGGGAACAAGGCGTCGAGGATCGTTTGA
- a CDS encoding ABC transporter ATP-binding protein: MAEKSDLVLEVKNLKTVFFTNSGLFKAVDDISFTVKRGETLAIVGESGCGKSVTALSLMRLVPDPPGRIVGGSVLLDGTDLLALDEAEMRAVRGNRISMIFQEPMTSLNPVMRIGDQIVEAVRLHRSISAKEAQNIAVEMLRLVRIPEPARRAKEYPHQLSGGMRQRAMIAMALACRPALLIADEPTTALDVTIQAQILALILDLQKELGTGLVLITHDLGVVAQTAQRVIVMYAGRKVEEASVEALFAAPKHPYTRGLMASIPAVPAPGIAAPARLNEIPGTVPSLVGLPKGCAFAPRCKLAIKRCEEYPPLMDWGGGHLAACWRAAEVAEVA; this comes from the coding sequence ATGGCGGAAAAATCCGATCTCGTGCTCGAGGTGAAGAACCTGAAGACGGTGTTCTTCACCAATTCCGGCCTGTTCAAGGCCGTCGACGACATCTCCTTCACCGTGAAGCGCGGCGAGACGCTGGCGATCGTCGGCGAATCCGGCTGCGGCAAGAGCGTCACCGCGCTGTCGCTGATGCGCCTCGTGCCCGATCCGCCCGGCCGCATCGTCGGCGGGTCCGTCTTGCTCGATGGCACCGATCTGCTGGCACTGGACGAAGCGGAGATGCGCGCGGTCAGGGGCAACCGCATCTCCATGATCTTCCAGGAACCGATGACCTCGCTCAATCCGGTGATGCGGATCGGAGACCAGATTGTCGAAGCCGTGCGGCTGCACCGGAGCATCTCGGCCAAAGAGGCCCAGAATATCGCCGTCGAGATGCTGCGCCTGGTGCGCATTCCCGAACCCGCGCGACGCGCGAAAGAATATCCGCATCAACTGTCGGGCGGCATGCGCCAGCGCGCCATGATCGCGATGGCGCTGGCATGCCGGCCGGCGCTGCTGATCGCGGACGAGCCGACCACCGCGCTCGACGTCACCATCCAGGCGCAGATCCTGGCGCTGATCCTCGATCTTCAAAAGGAGCTTGGCACCGGCCTCGTGCTGATCACGCATGATCTCGGCGTCGTCGCGCAAACCGCGCAGCGCGTGATCGTGATGTATGCGGGGCGGAAGGTCGAGGAAGCCAGCGTCGAGGCGCTGTTCGCCGCACCAAAGCATCCCTATACGCGCGGGCTGATGGCCTCGATCCCGGCAGTGCCCGCACCCGGCATCGCCGCGCCGGCGCGACTGAACGAAATTCCGGGCACCGTGCCGTCGCTGGTGGGGCTGCCGAAGGGCTGCGCCTTCGCGCCGCGCTGCAAGCTCGCGATCAAGCGCTGCGAGGAATATCCGCCGCTCATGGATTGGGGCGGCGGTCACCTCGCCGCGTGCTGGCGTGCGGCTGAAGTTGCGGAGGTGGCATGA
- a CDS encoding ABC transporter permease — MAAIDFDVELRRAGAHATGGWRRVLFLAQRHVLGAAGLAIMTVFVLTAIFADFIARYDPLTVDAAHALARPSWAHWMGTDSFGRDVFSRIIHGARISLAVGIGSTALGGTIGVLVGLTSGYLSGWVDLVFQRVSDVLQALPLLVLALIMTAALGPSLPNVIIAIAIPLVPTVSRVTRANTLALRELPFVEAAKSIGMSEVRIALRHVLPNTLAPLIVLATAQLSSTILTEASLSFVGLGVPEPYPSWGRMLSESAAEYVRTAPWLVIFPGIAISLAVFGANLFGDALRDILDPRQRG, encoded by the coding sequence TTGGCCGCGATCGACTTTGACGTTGAACTGAGACGGGCCGGCGCCCATGCGACCGGTGGCTGGCGCCGCGTGCTGTTCCTGGCGCAGCGACACGTGCTCGGTGCGGCAGGGCTCGCCATCATGACGGTGTTCGTGCTCACCGCAATCTTTGCCGACTTCATCGCGCGCTACGATCCCCTGACGGTCGATGCCGCGCACGCACTGGCTCGCCCGAGCTGGGCCCACTGGATGGGGACCGATTCCTTCGGCCGGGATGTCTTCAGCCGCATCATCCACGGCGCGCGCATCTCGCTTGCGGTCGGCATCGGCTCGACCGCGCTCGGCGGCACGATCGGCGTCCTCGTCGGGCTCACATCAGGCTATCTGTCCGGCTGGGTCGATCTCGTATTCCAGCGCGTTTCCGATGTTCTCCAGGCGCTGCCACTGCTGGTTCTCGCCCTGATCATGACGGCAGCCCTCGGCCCGTCCTTGCCGAACGTCATCATCGCCATCGCGATTCCGCTGGTCCCGACCGTGTCGCGCGTCACCCGCGCCAACACGCTGGCACTGCGCGAGCTGCCCTTCGTCGAAGCCGCCAAGTCGATCGGCATGAGCGAGGTCCGCATCGCGCTCCGCCATGTGCTGCCCAACACGCTGGCGCCGCTGATCGTGCTCGCAACCGCCCAGCTCAGCTCGACCATCCTCACCGAAGCCTCGCTTTCCTTCGTCGGCCTCGGCGTTCCCGAGCCTTATCCGTCATGGGGCCGCATGCTCTCGGAGTCCGCCGCCGAATATGTCCGCACTGCGCCCTGGCTCGTGATCTTTCCGGGCATCGCCATCAGTCTCGCCGTGTTCGGCGCCAATCTGTTCGGTGACGCCCTGCGCGACATTCTCGATCCGAGGCAACGCGGCTGA